From Fusarium musae strain F31 chromosome 8, whole genome shotgun sequence:
ACGACTGTTGTGACGGTTGCGATATACCGAACTTGCAGCTCTGCCAGTGATACTTCGCTAACACGGCGAAAGATGGGCACATAGTTTGGAGCCATGTACTGCTGATCGAGACTCAACTGCGTCGTGATGCACAGCTTGTGAACAAAATAACAGAGAAGtactttgagaagattgatacACACAAATGGCGTCGCAGCAGGCACGTACGTCGTGTCTCGAGAGTCAAAATGGTGAATATTTCTGATCTCCCAAGGCGTGCCCAATCCTCTCATCGAGGACGCGACTTCTTGCCCAAAGACATATCGCTTGCGAAATTCCGCAATCCTCGATTGAGGTTCTTGGTCTTTCTTCTCGCGATCTTCAACGTACGCAATTTTACGCACAATCATGCGCTCAAAGTACGTCAATGAGATTTGCGGAAATGCAGAGATGATGGCTCTAGAGGCCCATCCTGGCGGTTCGACAAAGTCTTCAAACGTAGCGAGCGCAACGaatgttgagatgagaaagaccATGAAGCCAATTGGGCGAAGAATAGATGTGCGAGATGTGAAGCCTGCAATGTAAATGAAGAAGAATTGCTGTGCTGTCGATATGACCAGCGGGTGAAGGTAGAGTCGACAAGCCATTGTTACCGACAGAACTGAGGGCATACAGAACCTACTGAAAGACTGTGAACTCTTCTGAAGGACTGATTAGACTGCTGAAAGGCTGTTAGTGCTGAGTCTGTTGGCTCTAACGTTAGTATAGCTGATACTCGTACGACAACTGCTTCGCTGTCACTGGCGCTGATGAAACGCCTCTACAGGCTTCATCGCTGTAAGCCATTTCACAACGCTCAACACCAGATCCCAGCACCAACTAACGCTGAACCGGAAACAGTTTCGACAAGACCCGAGTCTATTTTCTGAGATAAGCCGCAAGTGCCAAAGTAACTCACTGGCGCATCGGACAATTGCAAAAAGCCACCCGTGAAAATCTCAACGGCAGAAGCTAGATCCTTTGATGCAACAGTAATCCCGACCCTTGTCTTGGCTAGATAGCCGATGCATCCTTGCTCGTTGTAAGCTAAGCACACGCCCTTGATGCATGCGACTCCATAATCTGTGTCGCTAACTTGATGAGTTTGCGGAGCCGACTTCCGCTACAGAGGGGGCTTAGCTGTCATTGTTACGCCCTTGATCTCGGGATGTCGCTGGTGGAGGTCAGGGACTTTGTCAAGGGTTTTGCATGGGAGCATGAAGACCTCCACTTGCGTATGACACTGATGGACAGTGTAATATGACAGCGCTTACTCTTTCATGCTTGATTTGATGAACTGAACATCCACTGTGACTGACGGCAAAACTGAGACTGCAATTCCTCGGTTCCGTTGCTGAGACATCGGTATCTGAGCAATCCCCACGCAAAACAGCATAACACTTCGTTCAAGCAAATCTGCACTCCGGCCTAGGGTAGACTGAAAGGACTTGACCATTACAATGGCTCTGAGCAACCTCACCATTGGGGTAGTCTGCTGCGTAGTGGTAGCCATCATCGCCTTGGCTACCAGAAAGCAGCCCGATGCAAGAGAACCTCCCTACGTTAAGGAGACTGTCCCGTACTTCGGTCACATCTATGGACTCTTGAAGCATGGCTTACGATACTTTGATCTTGTCAGGTAAGTCTCATGTCACTCTCATCGACCGTCGCTAATCTCATCAGCGCTCAACAACCGCATCCAATCTTCACGATTGACATGTCGGGACAAAAGAACTACATCGTGACATCTCCAGAACTTGTCCAAGCTGTTCAGCGCAACACAACTTCTCTGTCATTCAGCCCAGCTATGATCCCGGCGTTTCGTCGAATGATGGGTTTCGACGAGGCCGGTATGGAACTCATCTTTCGTGATGCTCATACTGAGAATGGCATGTATGGTGAGATCCATAGAGTTCAAAAAGCCTCCTTGCTCCCGGGTACAGAATCCCTTGATGAACTTTGCATGCTCATTCGTGCCAAACTGCTCACTATCGTCAACGAGCTTCCTTCAAGCCAGACAATCGATCTTTATGCATGGGTTCAGGATCTGTTTATGAAAACAAACAATTCTGCTTGTTTTGGCGAGAAGGATCCATTCACTCTCGATCCATCCCTCAAGTCAACATTTTGGTAGGAAGCCTGAACTTAATtacaagaaggttgactgACATGAACAGGGCCTGGGAAGCTAATATCAAGGTTCTCCTCCTTGGAGTCCCTTGGTTCTTGAGCCCTAAGAAGCACTCCACAGCACAGAGGACTCGCAAAGAGCTCGTCGATGCATTCTTGAAGTATCTCAACGACGACGGTCTTGATTCCGCTTGCTCGTTCATCAAAGAACTTTCGGGGTTGGGCATCCGACGAGGTTTGAGTAATGAGAATAATGCTCGTGCTCTACTTGGCAGCATCCTTGCGATTGTCGGAAACACCATCCCCACGACATTCTGGCTGTTGATATCGATCTTCTCTAGGCCAGATCTGTTGAAGGAGATTCGGTCCGAACTTGAAGCCACCCTTGaagattcttcttctgggacAATATCTCTCGACTACAACACCATTCGTGAAAAATGCCCGGTCTTCATGTCAACTTATGATGAAGTCCTCCGAATGACGAGTGGCATTGCCACAGTGCGGTATACCAACGAAGACACTCTCATCCAGGACCGCTGGCTGCTGAAGAAAGGGGCTCAAGTCCAGATGCCAACAGCGTTCATCCACGCCGATCCAACAACCTGGGGTGCGGATGCGGATGTCTTTGACCACACAAGATTCCTGAAGTCCAAGGTCCTCACCAAGGATCAGAAGACCCGAAGAGCTGCCGCGTTCAGGCCATTTGGTGGTGGTAATACCCTCTGCCCTGGTCGCCACTTTGCATCTTATGAAGTCCTGACCTTTGTGGGAAGCGTTCTGCTAGGTTTTGATATGGCTCCAACGGTGAAGACCTTCGATGTTCCTCAAATGGACAGGTCGAAGCTTCCTTTGACGTCTCTTAAGCCAGCTGGTGATATTAAGGT
This genomic window contains:
- a CDS encoding hypothetical protein (EggNog:ENOG41), which codes for MACRLYLHPLVISTAQQFFFIYIAGFTSRTSILRPIGFMVFLISTFVALATFEDFVEPPGWASRAIISAFPQISLTYFERMIVRKIAYVEDREKKDQEPQSRIAEFRKRYVFGQEVASSMRGLGTPWEIRNIHHFDSRDTTYVPAATPFVCINLLKVLLCYFVHKLCITTQLSLDQQYMAPNYVPIFRRVSEVSLAELQVRYIATVTTVVSIFCFIQGGYSLASAASVLMNPKAVKDWRPIFGELTESCCLRQFWS
- a CDS encoding hypothetical protein (EggNog:ENOG41) encodes the protein MALSNLTIGVVCCVVVAIIALATRKQPDAREPPYVKETVPYFGHIYGLLKHGLRYFDLVSAQQPHPIFTIDMSGQKNYIVTSPELVQAVQRNTTSLSFSPAMIPAFRRMMGFDEAGMELIFRDAHTENGMYGEIHRVQKASLLPGTESLDELCMLIRAKLLTIVNELPSSQTIDLYAWVQDLFMKTNNSACFGEKDPFTLDPSLKSTFWAWEANIKVLLLGVPWFLSPKKHSTAQRTRKELVDAFLKYLNDDGLDSACSFIKELSGLGIRRGLSNENNARALLGSILAIVGNTIPTTFWLLISIFSRPDLLKEIRSELEATLEDSSSGTISLDYNTIREKCPVFMSTYDEVLRMTSGIATVRYTNEDTLIQDRWLLKKGAQVQMPTAFIHADPTTWGADADVFDHTRFLKSKVLTKDQKTRRAAAFRPFGGGNTLCPGRHFASYEVLTFVGSVLLGFDMAPTVKTFDVPQMDRSKLPLTSLKPAGDIKVNLLRRLGWEEAQFR